Genomic window (Chelmon rostratus isolate fCheRos1 chromosome 15, fCheRos1.pri, whole genome shotgun sequence):
acttttgttttccctcatcCAGCCACTCCCTGCCACCTCCTCAGTGCCCCCCAAGTCCAGTGTGCAAGATTCACCGGCCAGCGAGCCCCCCGCTCCATTCGGACCTGTTCGCATCCTGGTGGACAGTCGCTGCATCAGCAGCGGGGTGGAGCTGATGACCAGCCTGCGTCAGCGCCACGCGGCCACCGTCCACGTCTGCTCGCTGGACGGCAGCTACTTCATCGTCAGCAACCGCACGGCAGTGGAGAggcacagccaatcagatttgGCCGCAACGCAGAACCGGAAGCGATTGGCTGAGAGAGTGAACAGCTTGCAGAGATTGTTTGAGCGCGTTTGTCTGATAGTGGAGAAGGACCGAACCAAGCCAGGCCAGTCAGCCTAATGATTTGATGACTTAATATAGTCATTAAAGATTAGTTAAATTTGCGTCTTGGTCTGTTTACTCTGAGGCTTTTATAGAGGCTAATCATTGGTTACTTAAATATACAATAATACTAGGGGAATAAAATTGATTAGTAAATGGACAGCAATGATTTTAACAGTTGATTGCCAACAATTTATTATTCCAGCCTCTTAAAGTAAACGTTTGCAAGACAATCTTCATGATGGCTGAAGGTCTGCATTACAGGGTCTTTGGTAGATGACACGACACTTTGATTTACTTTGTGAGATGACTTATGTTTCTGTTCCTGTCACAGGTGAGGCGTCCCGTCCCTTTCAGAGAACGCGTTACTATGACAGCACTCTGTTTGCACTGGTGCAGGCCGGGGTGCGTTTGCTGTGGAGCGATGGCGCCGAAGAGAGCGCCGGCTTGCTGGCAGACCTGGCGCGGCTGGAGCAGCGTAAAGGCCAGGGCATCGGTGTACCGCTGGAGGTCAAAGGGCAGCACAGGCAGCAGGCCCTGCAGCTGTACTTGAGCCTGCCCTCAGTCAACTACGTCCATGCCCTCAGCATGAGCCACAACTTCAGGTCAATTGCACAACTCATTAACAGGTAAaggaagcgtgtgtgtgtgtgtgtgtgtgtgtgtgtgtgtgtgctttaatgGCAAAACAAGAGCAGTATAACACAGAGGAACACCTCCTTTCACACCCTTttgttcctcctgcagctccgTTGAAGCTATACAGAAGGGAGGCTGTATGAGTCGAGCCAGAGCTGAGGAGACCTACCGCTTCCTGCGCTACTCCTGTGACTCCTTCCTCATGAACACATCGAAAGCAGCGAAGACCAGCTAGCAGCGTGGGGGCAGAAACGCTGCAGGAACACCACAGTCTGTGATCTATTTCTACCATTCATGCTGTGTACTCCTCTCCTTTATTTCTCCACTCTTACTCTTTCTTTCTGACACATCTCCACCTCCCCTGCCCTCCTCTTTGCTGTACCTCCTTGTTCTCAGTCTCACCAGGGGCCGTCGCTGTGCTAAGCAAAGTAAGTGCTCTGTCTGACCTCTCAAGAGAAGACGCTCAGGATATCGACACAACAAAGTTGAAGGGGAGCGCCACGCAGCTCAGTTTATATGTTGCACAACACCACAGGTCTATCGATATAAAAGACACcatgttttattctgctttttctttagCTATTTGGCTGAGAAGTGGTTCCCTTAAGACTCATGTACTGGCACAAATCCTGTCAGATGGTGTTATGGCAATGCTGTGATCATAAAGACTCAATCAATATTGGATTGATACTTGAATAActtattgtttttgtcacaaTAATGGACACATATGTTTATACCCTACTCTGAAAGAAGTAAATATGGGGTCAGATTTCTTGAATAAACAATgctatttttgtacatttttgcatCACAAAGTATGTTTTTATTCCCCTTGAAAGATTTGAATCAGTCTGTGCTGAGCCCCATATGTAGCCTGTGATACCTGTCCATAAACACCAGAGGTTAGTCTTGCTTTTTTAACAAATCATGTATATAAGGACGTATTTCTGAAGTTCTTTAGGGGCCATTCATTAAGTCATTCTCCGGTTTGTCCTGTTTGGTTGTCACAACTCATACATATCTAACTTGTGGTAAAGGTTGTACCAAGAACTTTGTCTTTCAGAAatcatgaggaaaaaaatgggCTTTTATTTTACCTCAAGGAACTACACATTGTGCATGCTGCTTTGGTGcaatatatacacaaacaaGTACAGAACACAAAGGCAATAATAGACAGTAAAAGCAGCCTTAACAAAGACGTATCAGCAACCAGCACAGTCAGACAAGcctaaataaatgtacattacACAAAATAGATAATCAAGTCCAAAGCTCAGAGAGATGTCGCATCAATTACAAAAGATGacatgacccccccccccccccccccaaaaaaaaaagaaaaaaagatttacagTGTGGACATTGTTATGTCTTTGGACAACCCCAAAGTGGTTTCAGACCTGCACTTTGGACCCTGCAGTCCCAGTCTAACATCTGCCACTCACTGATAAGAAAAGTAACAGCAGCACCTGTTCAGACCTACAGATGTAGATATGAGGATGTGTGGCGGCTACATGTGAGGAAAGtaacttttattattttgctaTTAAGAGCTATTTTCATACACGTGTTACCTGCAAGtaggtgttttgtgtgtgtttgactgctgTGTTCTCTTTCCATTTTAAAACGTCTAATTTTTAACTCCTATCAACTGTTTACTGAGAAAATACAGGACATTACTGTGCAGAGGTCAGGGAggcctgtctgctgtctgtcctacAGGGAGTGTCCTGGTTAATACTGACAGGGAAGCAGAGTCCTAACCAGACTCTGTTTGtccaaagattaaaaaaataacttggTAAGGTCAATTTCAGATGCTTTCAGACAACAGAACCATTAGCAAAATAGGTTGGTTCAATCTTTGGTACTGAACATTTCAACTTTAAATACAAGTGCTACTGAAATCTGTTGTCTTTAGGTCTCAAGCCGTTGTTTTCGCTCAACACTATAACAGAATTTTGCATTAGTgggaaatacaaaatataaaatctaTTGTACAGTGAAAAATTcgttttaaaattgtttttaacTGCATATGTGCTGAATATTATACCATAAGGTGCTTTCTTTGGACACTACAATGTCCAGAACAAAATTAAGAACTGCATCAGATTTGGTTTTTCAGGCAGTCATTGTGTGATATAGTGAAACATGTGAAAGAAATTATTACACATGATTGTTTTCATACTGCAACTGGGCCACATCTGAGCCTGTCATATTTACATTATGAACTTCAGAATCCACAGCAGATTATTAAAGTTGtcaaagaactgaaataaaagGAGGGGCGCTGTAACCTCACACTTGATTAAAACTTCAGAAAGCATCCACAAATTTAGTTTAACTACATATACAGTCGTAACCTCAGAGGAAGAatgcaacataaataaatgtacatggagagtgtacatgtacatgtacatgtacatggCTTTCTTTGTATTTGTAACCACTACGAGGAGATGCTGAAATGTTGTGCTCACAGTATACGGGGGTACCAGTCAGGGGATGACTTGGCCTGGACGCCATGATGAGAGTATTAAGGATTGGTCAACCgcttaaaatgaataaacctTTAAAATACTACATATGCATTAATGTTCATAAGTATGCCAAGCcttgttgattgtttttttttttgtaactgatGTCTGAATACTCAAGGCACATCTAACTGTTGTTAACATAAATTCCAGACATACACGTATAACTCTTGTAACCGTCAAGTTTcctaaattaattaaaactaaaCCAAGACCAAAAACCGCGGACTTTTAAAACAGACCATATTTACAAGTGCAGCTGTTatcttttaaaatatatattatttaaataCTACATGTGGTCACTTTGCTGAAGCTCCATGGGTAGATGCTTACCTAGGATCAGTTCACGGTTGTCATTACTGACACCAGTTAACAGATCAGAGATCAGCACGAAGCTGCAAATTCCATCTACACTCCAAAGGTGTGCTGATGACTGTAGTAGTGCTCGCTGCAGCTTACATGCTAGTCggctgaggctgcagctggacgGACTGTGGCTCAGAGTCCTGAATGATACACTCCTCTCCCTCACGCATGTACAACAAAAACAGAGTCACAGTGGCAAATGTGGTAGCATTCACTGGAAACGCACGCAGCAAAGTGGACGTGAGTCCACGTGAGAacaccctccacccctccttctTTAAGCTCTGTCTGACACAGTCCATAATGCCGCTGTACTGGTTGACGCCACCGACCCCGTCCGCCTGAAGACGCGACTTGATCACATCCACGGGATAGGTGGAGATCCAGGAAAAGATGCCAGACATTCCACCAGCAAACAACAGCTTGGGGATCATGTAAGGGTCTTCTGGCTCACAGCCCAGGGAGCGAGTCAATGTGTCATAAGTGAGAAAGTACACACCGAAACCAGGTGTCTCACGCAGCAGGGTGGTCACCATGCCGCGATTGATACCTCGGATTCCCTCCTTTCTGTAGATTCTCACCAGACAGTCCAGGGAGTTCTTGTACACCTTCCTCTTGGACTTCTTCTCGCCGGTCCCTTGCAGCTGCATGCGTGTCTTGGCCAGCTCCATTGGGCAGCAAATAACACACTGGATGGCTCCAGCAGAGGCTCCAGCCAGGAACTGGTTGAGAGGCGTGTCGCAGCCAAGCTTGCGCATGGCGTTGCCCTGGACACCGAAAACGATGGCATTGATGAAGGTCAGGCCCATCATGGGAGAGCCGATGCCTTTGTATAGACCGAGCATctacagacacaaagacagattaCTGGATCATTGAGGGAACACCCTTGTGTTGCATCAAAATCTCTACAGAGCCCAGCAGGTAAAGTTTTTCATCGTTTCCACACGAATTagttattaaataaataataagcaATTTAACTACTCCCTTAATTTAAGGTCATAGTATTAAAGTTGTTTCATTCCGTTCATTCTTTACTGTACTCAGTAAAACCGAGTGAAAAttgttctctgcatttaacaAATTGCTCCACAGTGCCTGgggacaaactgcagctctgagCTAGTGCCTCGGTCATGGGCACTGACAGGACAACTGACTTAAGATACTGGAGCCACTGGGAGAACCCAAGCAACGATGGAGATAACGTGCacactccacacagaaaggtacggcacacacatgcaacttCGTAATGCATTGCAAAATAAAGTCTTCAGGTAACGGACAGTCTAAATAGCTGTTTTCGCTCTGTGAATTCATGTACAAccccagattccaaaaaagttgggatgctgtttaaaacagaaataaaacaaaatgtgatctTTTTGGTAAATACTCAAATGTtaatagtacaaagacaatatattcaatgctttacctcatcaacttcattgatttttgtaaatatctgcttattctgaatttgatgcagcaacacatttttaaacaagttgggacaggagcaacaaaagactgggaaagttgtgcaacgctccaaaaacacctgtttggaacattccacaggtggcaacaggtgatagtattaCGAAAGGAGCATCCAGGAAAGGCTCtgtgtgattggataaaggatgttactacatggactcaggaacactttgtaagaCTGTTGTTGATTaacacatgcagtcatttgtTTGCAATGATTTAGCCAAAAGTTTTGGAATCAGGGcctttaattatttaattactcTTTAAAAATTAAGCTCATAGTGTTAACATTGTGTCCCGTCCAGAAGCAGTAGCAGGCtagcagctgtgttttaatgtagacatgtcacaaaaaaaacctctctAAAATTAATAGCATTCATTGCAATCGAGACATCTGAGGATTGTATTTTTTAGCCATCTTCAACTGCTagatacacacagaaaatgtatgTAATGCATAGAAAAGGCATCAGGCCACACATAATCTAGATCTGTGATTTGAATGCATGTACACAGATATTAGTCAGAGGGAATAACTGGCTATTTTGTGTTCACAAATTAGTCATCATTGCACACAAACTGGTGCAACAATAAAGTCAACAGTTAATTTGTTTGGATTTATGATGCATGGTGCACAGTCCAACGCAGTGTATTTGTCTTGTAAAAACTCTTACAGTTATTAACAGTAGTATGCTTGTTTTCACCACTAACAAGTGAAACACTGTCTGAGGTTTGAAAGGCTTTAAAACCTGACTAACACAAAATGCTTACAGTCAAATATTCTTCTATACAGCCACAAGAGTCACTGAGCCCAAGCATACTCCGCTTAGCTCAAATTGCACGATGTCCAAAGCTTTATTTAGCACATACAGGACTGAAGTCCTCTGTGACCCTGGCGGAGAGGCACGCCACCTCCCCCTGTCACCCCCAAACGCCCCATGTTAGGAGCATGCTGGCTGATGCCTGTGTTTCGAGAAGAGACTGTAACAGGACACTTCAATTAGCGCAGTCACCAGTCTTCGCGTTGGCACGGTGAGCAGCATGTGGCGAAAGCTACACACATTACTCGACAAGTGCGACATTAAACGCAGCGTCAGGAAAATTTGCTATAAGGAATTAAACATTAAGAGGAATtcgcaaaacaaaacagacgcTTACCGACTCCTGGCGTATGATTGACTGGAAGCAGTGAAATGTCCCACGGTACAGAGGTTTGTCCACATTTTGGACTTGAAGCCTCACCTGTGGATGAGAGCCTTCGTGTTAAAGACGCATGACAGGGTGATAAGGCCAAAGAGAGCCACAACAGCTACAAACCACATATTATAATACAGGTTTAAAGGGAAACAAGCAGGCAACTGTGCTTTGAAATagatgttttcagtgtaaaaaaggATGCTAAGGGGGGTGtaacaggagggagagaaaaaaatctacCGAGAATGAAgttgaacaaaaaacaaaatgccttCTGTTCTTTATATTTCTATAGCTCAAGACAAGACATTGggtgagagggaaaaacagaccTTGACCATACTTACTAGGTCACATTTCCATGGAGAGgttgtttatttctctctctcatctacaacacagtgacactgctgctgttaaagaCAGCTTCCCCCCGGACACCAGCTCGGGGAGAAACGACATTAAAAGCAAGGCACAACAGAGCTACAACCAAACCATTCACCATCTCTGTATGCATGTAACGGCTGCAGTTTCAAACAACTGTGTGCTACATTTAAAACTTCCCTGGCTTTTCAAAGAAATTAAGTGAATGCACTCTTTTACGTTAACAGCCCTACATGAATATTCTAGTTAATTCACAGGAATCATTAAATGTGATGTCAGAAACCACACACAATGGGAGAGTAGTGAAGACAGTCtttctgtatttattctgtGCTTAGTTGAAAACAATGACTGTATTGAATTAGGAAGCACCAGAGTTATTCAGCAAAATGCCAGCAACTGAAACCAATGTCCATAAACAGCCTATGATAAATTGTGATTATCACAATACATAGAATACATTCACTGATATGACGCTAAGCATACAACTAACTATGAGCTGGAACAATACTGCTAACTGATCATCTTTATACTTCATGCAGAGTACTTGGTTGCTGACAAATACTGACATAAGGATAAGTAGCATTTCTGATGAATGATCTGTttagaaacaacacaaagtgtATCAGAAATCCTGATCTACAAATGTAAGAGTTTTACAAACTACcaagagaacaaaaacacacagacctAATCATTTCTCTTGCTCAATTACGTCATTCCAAGTGTTGGCTGACTGTGTAACTTTAGGTTACCGACAGAGTGGTCTGACTTACGACATAGTAACAGCAGAGAACTGGCTCAGCGTTGCTGCCTAACAAGAGTAAAGAGTGAAGAAGATGGCGCAGACACCCACCTTCACAGTGTCAAATGGATGTCCCACCaacacaccagcagcacctGAAGAACAAGAGATGGGATTCAAAATCTTATTAGAGGATGCCAATTAAATATTTATCTCTCACTGTCTTCTAGGCCTGATAAAAGCATGACAGCAATGCACGCCTGAAGCTACATACAGTGTAGCCTAATTATCGATCGATCAAGCGACGCATTGCTTGTGATCAGGTGGCTCATCTCGCAACAGcaaacagccccccccccaaccaAGGCTGAGCAAAGTAATCAGCTGGTCACTGCACTGAAGTCAGTGACGAAAGCTTTACACTCCCCCGTCCTTGACTTCAGCTAAAATCGATTATACCCCAGTAACATCTGACTACGTCATATTAAAACCTCTTGGTCAAGAGTTATCTCATTTTCAAATGTAGCCCACATATACGTCTACAACCTCGTCCATGACCTTATGACCTGACACATACCTCTGCTATGATCATTAACCTGACAAGTCATTTATTTGTCAATACTATAGTCATGTATAAACAGTGGAATATAAAAAGGTTTGCAGTTAAACTGTGCAGTTTTGTAGTACTTTTGCATTTATGTTTATAAGCATCTTAATGTGCTAGTCTGGAGCTCATGAGTTTGTAATTACACAAAAACCTCCTGCTATTGTCTCAGTGTAACCAGGATTTGGCAGGTATAAATCAAGTGAATGAACAACGAACAGTCCAAGGCAGTGCTGAAGCGAACCCAGCTGAGTTTTAGGGGAATATACAGTATCTATGACAATGAGGAGGAGAAATCAGGTGATATTTCTGCACCTGGTAGACAGAAATTAAATGACTGCAATTACAAATCTGAGGCCATGAGTCCCCAAACTGAGATTAGGAGGGTCGTCGCCatgcaaatacaacacaaagCCTCCCACAGACAAAACTTTGACACTATCAGGGGTCCCTGATGTGCTGAAAGTTTGGGAAGACCTGGCCTTGGgcaaagacaaaacagctgACAAGATTCCCAAAGGTTTAGAAAGCAGCCTCCATTCACACGGTAGGGCCTGAAGTCTCTCTGGAGGGTCACTCCCTGACGAGGAATGATGAGCCTTATTTCACAATGCAGGATGAAGGAAACCGCCTGCTAATAATCCCGAAACAAAGATGATGCCATACCCTCAGACTGTTTTGACACTGTAAACAAATCtctcattgttttattgtggttTTAGTTACACGTGAGTAAGTTTAACTCACACGAAGCTAATTCAGTAGTGACAGCACATAACTTAAAGACCACTCCCTATGTGTGAGTTACAGGTATGGAATGAAACTTCACAAACTTAACGTTACATCCGGTATTTCCACACGagtttggaagaaaaaaaatcctgctacAGTTTGCATTCGGAGTCTCTGTAATTATCGGCTGTTAATAATGTTTCTCATACGTGGCAGCTGGGGAAAAGCCACTAACTTTACATCTGGAGCTGTCCACGCGCTGCTTGACGCTGGAAAATACAACGGAAAGCTGAGTAATGCTAACCATTAGCTTCCACCAGCGCGCTGGCTGCAACTTGTTAACCCGGCTAGCTAACGTGTCTAGCTAACATCAGCGCTAGCTTACTGCTTACCTCCAATGCAGCCCGCAGCGAAGTCCAATGCCattcccacaaaaaaaaaaaatctaacgTTTGGATATTTGTCAAAGTAACTCGGTGACTGACAAGTAAGAGCTTATGGGACACTTTCTTATTAATAGAATTTGCCTAAACTGTATTTACAAAGCCCGGCTTGGTGTTCACCCAAGCAGGTTAGCTCCTGTTAGAATAACGTTATCCTCCTCTGGGTTTCAGACGTTGCTGATGCTGAGCAAACGGAAGACAACGGCTTCCTCCGCCTGAAGGTAATCACACGGAGTCGGAAGCTGGCTGAAACTTTGacggactttttttttcttttattgctgATGTGTCCTCACACTCACTGTCAGAAATGCTCTTTCTGCCAAACCTTTTCTATTTCTGTACCGCAAGAGGAGGCGGAGGTTCAAAgtaggaaagaagaagaagcgtGTTTGGCCTTTTTTAAGGCAGCCCAATCGGATTACTTGGAGGTGGACAACTCCCCTAGCGGGTGCTGTCCGCCCCCCGCACCCATTGGCTGCAGCCGgggacagcagcagaggaaagtcTTTGAAAGTGTCGCCGCTGGTCCTCGCCACCCTCAATAGTAACAGGGTTGTCATGGTGGATGCACTCAGCATGTATGAGAGCCCAACTGGCGCACATGGAAGGGCTGATCGGGAAGCTGTGTACAGCACTTAGCGTGCCACGTTCAGGGCACAACATCACACACCTGTGCAGCGTCAGTGTGGTGCACTGCATAAAACAGCTGCAATAACTAGCTGTCAACTATTAAATAAATCgccaactgttttgataatcgattagTCAGTTTGAGTCATTTAGttaattctctgattccagcttcttaaatgtgaatattttctggtttctgaCAAGCAAGACATCtgacaactaatcgattaatcgacaACGAAAGTAATTAGTTGCATCCCTAATGTGAAGTCTCTGTATGGTCATTAGAGTCAGAATCAGGTTTGTTGCCAGGCACATTTTCACATCGGCCTACAAGGAATTTGTCTTGGCGTTTTGGtgcacaaaaatgaacaaagtaaaagagaagaaaattgaaataaaagcaAGTACTGCAAAAGTCAAGAAAGATAAATGTAACGTTGACAATGTTGCACTAATAATGTTTTTTCATACAGTTTGTGCAGGAATGTTGACCAGGGAATGTGAAAAACCTCACAGTATGAAGTATAAGCAATATGTGCAATGTAATAGATAATATagtatatgctgtatatattaGTTTATAGTATTGTAATGGTTGTAAAGCATACTCTCTCCTCATATAATCTATGGGGACACAAAATATAAattaatgtattaaaaaaaactataagACCAAATTGCATATAGTAAAAAGAGCCTTAAGAGTGTGGGTCTAGTCATGTCTAGCTTTAAGACCTTCATTACTTCACTTTTGTTCAATATTCCTAAATGAATGTGGTGAGGCAAATTACAACACAAGAACTCTGGGATCAGGTAGATTTCTAGTGTGGAAAAGCTGTAGAAAAACAGGAGGAATGGGAGGTTAAAGGGGGCCCAGCATCTCATTTTTACCCCAGGGTCTTTCAAACTGCCAGTAACGCCTACATTTTTAACTTCTGCAGCATAGTTGGAGTTAGTTGTGCGTCTACAGTACTGGTCAATAGtacaccacacaaacacatctggaaCACTATCATCCCATTATTCTTGTGCTACTGTGCTTATGTTGTCTCTTAGGTGTAGTTTCTACAAGGCCA
Coding sequences:
- the LOC121618011 gene encoding mitochondrial basic amino acids transporter isoform X1, which translates into the protein MALDFAAGCIGGAAGVLVGHPFDTVKVRLQVQNVDKPLYRGTFHCFQSIIRQESMLGLYKGIGSPMMGLTFINAIVFGVQGNAMRKLGCDTPLNQFLAGASAGAIQCVICCPMELAKTRMQLQGTGEKKSKRKVYKNSLDCLVRIYRKEGIRGINRGMVTTLLRETPGFGVYFLTYDTLTRSLGCEPEDPYMIPKLLFAGGMSGIFSWISTYPVDVIKSRLQADGVGGVNQYSGIMDCVRQSLKKEGWRVFSRGLTSTLLRAFPVNATTFATVTLFLLYMREGEECIIQDSEPQSVQLQPQPTSM
- the LOC121618011 gene encoding mitochondrial basic amino acids transporter isoform X2, with the translated sequence MLGLYKGIGSPMMGLTFINAIVFGVQGNAMRKLGCDTPLNQFLAGASAGAIQCVICCPMELAKTRMQLQGTGEKKSKRKVYKNSLDCLVRIYRKEGIRGINRGMVTTLLRETPGFGVYFLTYDTLTRSLGCEPEDPYMIPKLLFAGGMSGIFSWISTYPVDVIKSRLQADGVGGVNQYSGIMDCVRQSLKKEGWRVFSRGLTSTLLRAFPVNATTFATVTLFLLYMREGEECIIQDSEPQSVQLQPQPTSM